ctgctttgtctGATTTAAAGTGAAAATCCAGATTTATTTATTAGATATTTACAATATCTGAAAGCAAGACAAACAATAAAGTACTTGATTTAAGAAACTGGAATGACATAACATTTGATgattttacttgaaaaatgactaattaattgattatcaaatcGGTTGCTGGTTAATTGTTTGTAAATTAGCTAATGGACAAGGCTCTATTATTAAACAtcaaagtattattattattattatcttaacAAAATTGGATTTTAGCTCTGCTCAGCTGATTGCAAGGCACAATTTCAGACTGTATTTGTAAGTTCCTGCACTGATAATGTGTCATGGCACCACCTAAAAGTACTAAATCCAGCAATGACATTTAGTAAAAGCTTTTAATAATAAAACTCAAAAAATGCAatcaccactttttttttttttttttttcctgacaaaaTGAATTGAAGTTTTGGGGTTAGCTTAGTTTATTTGACATAGCCACCTCTctcaatgaaaacatcagacCGCCTCCTGGGTGTCAACTTACCTTTCCTCCTATCCGGACCTGGGCTTGAAGTTTTGCCAATTTTTCTTGATTCATGTTTTCACCTGCAACATGAGAAAAACGTCGATAACGCTGAAAGCAAACGAATGTTTTGTGTAGCTGACTGAAcagctagcatgctgatgcttcCCCTGTCTGCTACTGTGAGCTGCAACACTAGCTGGAAGAACAATATGACAGTCACCTAGCTAgctgattaaaaacatgctaacatttatagaaaaatgtattttttgatcAAGAATGCgaaccaataaaaacacatgaaagagaCGGTAAATCAGCTAACGCTGATGCAATGATAACTCAGACTAGCTCCAACTTGTCAGCAGacagtctgctgtgttgtgtgtctggttagcagctgcagggatgaaaacacaacacacagactaAACACACCGCCTGTCACCGCCCCGCTCAGTCCGACAGCTCTGCTCCGACCACACGCCAACAACCACACACTCCACAACTACcgcacatttcacacaaatcaATATTTATCATCCCAAACCTGCTCAAATATCCTCAGAGGCATGCAGTACTGAAAGATGGAGGTTATGAGGAAGAGATTACGTCACATACCAGACGggttgttcttcttcttctcttttccaaCCAGCTGGAGGGGTACGCGCGTCGTGCTGCCACCTACAGGGAACTTTATAAACGACACTAACAAGCGCTACTCGGCTATGAAGCGATCATGCATCCAAAAGCTGCCCTTTGAGCATGAGATAAGTAGCCCTGTGGAATTAAAGAGGTGCCTGTAAAACGTTCATATTCAGCTTCTATACATAACAGCaagatcattttaatgtttgaaaGATTTAAAGGCAGTATGGAAAATGCCAAAGAAATGCAAACCACTCCTGCAGCATTTTATTCCTCTAATAGTCTCACATTGAGCCAGACTCTGAAATAACGATTGTTCAGTGTTTAGAAGCAATAAactgagacatttttaaaaagctattGGAAAATGATTTATCAAATTAACAGAGATTTTAAAActcacagtaaataaaatgtagtacaaacagaatgaaattTGCCAgtgaaaaatattgatttttaatttaGAATCCTcgaaattattttaattaagtttactttttatttttccatgtaTGTGTCTGCCTATTGTATTCCATCCCacagtttatttgttgtttgcttCACTGTAATAGTCACTGGTTGCATTCTGTGACTTTACTGTAATTAGTGGACGGCTCTCAGTAAGCAGTGTGCCACCTAAAAGTTCACTGTAATTAACCCtccgagcagcagcaggagctgtgaTTAGCAACACATAACAGCaagtcttctttttttctactttgTTTCATGATGCACAGTTAAAATCCAAATTAATCAACCCATATtagcttttaaaaatgtatcGCGATTgattaattataattaatatAATTGATTGGAATTGGATGATTATGATTTGACTGAAAAAGTGTATAATTATCCCTGTGCCACACTCCATGGActccacagagacaaagataGACAGGCTTTCTcctaaaagatgtttttgctccctcacacacacacacattatcctGACTATCACCATTATAACAGAACATTTTGAGGAGTCGTCAGTTTGCTCTGTAATGTTTTcgatttgtttttccattttcatctttattaCACAGTTCAGCTTGAAAAGATTTAATGAGCGAGAGCTGACATGCTACCAAAGCACTTGTGCAGAACATTGTATTTACATTAATTACCTACAGGCAGACcaatgacagactgacagactggttCTGTCCGACTTCACTCTGTCACGGTTGTATGAAAATTCATGGAAACAATGTGGCATGATCTTCTATTAAAAAACAGCACTATGTACGTGCAGccaagatagatagatagatagatagatagatagatagatagatagatagatagatagatagatagatagatagatagatagatagatagatagatagatagatagatagacagatagaaGTCAAAAGCACAGGTGCCACTGCCTCAGCAATAACAAAATCAGACAAAGAGATTCAAACACACTCAGTAAAAATCCTTAGATGAGGTTATGAGCATAGGTTAGGGCTGCCTTATGGAAATTTCAGAAGCATtaagaacaaagacaataacTTTCCCAAAAGAAAAAGCACCACAAAGGAATGACTGAAACAACCTAACTGTGGCTGCCATATTTTCTGAGCACTGTGAACATTGTTGCATaaaaatgatgcattaaaaaaatggttGAAAGCTGAGAACAAAAGGTTAATCCCACATTATACAGTAGATCACAATGCTGTCAGTTCATGGGGATCATTTTACAACTCCAAagagaacattaaaaacaacattataaTAGTAGTTTATGTCAGATTAAATGTGACAATCTGTGTTCCAAAAAAGTTCTTCGTGTTCTTCTCACAGGTGATCAAACCACTGTGACCAGGGTTCAGGTAACAGATTTGATCGCAGTATCTGGCTGAGGTAATTTATCGAAGCAGCGGCAGTCGGACGGGCTAACGCCCAAGTTGCTGGTCTCCATCGAGCTGCGGAGCATACTGCGCTGCCAGGGGTGTGGGCCATGAGACTTCGGGCAGCTGTGGAACAACATGAAGATTTTCCTCAGAACGGCCTTCCTCAGCAGGATGTAGACCCAGGGGTCCAGGATCTGGTTCCACGTGGCCATGCGTACCACCATCAGGAGACTAAAAGACGCAGGCTCCTCCTTGGCTCTGGTGGTCAGCATGATGATCTGGATCTGGTGAAGTGGTCATAAAACAATGGGACAGAAAATAAGTGGTTCAATTAAAACTGTGTCTGAAGAGGTGGTATGTGGGCAAATCCTTGAAAACCTTCAAGAGATTTCATGTGAACAGCTCGCCACTGAGCCTCTCCTTGTGATTGTGTTTGAACAGGTGTGTTCAGAACCCCGCTGTGTGTTGAGGACCTAGACGGTATAAAACACGGATGTACTCTCCAGCCATCGCCATCTTTGCAGTGCCTGAGTCTGCCAAACacctggctaatccaaaaatgggtaaagaggtggagcgtgggtggagctggggTGGGCAGTTTTTGTCACTTCAGCGTTGGCGGCAGTTGCTGCTTGGTTGAGGCCCTTGTTAAGATACCCGACAGCACCCACAGCCTCTCTTACCTTGTGGCTTCAcctctttctgttctgtgatATTTGCATATTCTTGCAATAAATAACAATTATTTGACTAAATTATTTGACCAAATCCGGCCGGTCTTATGTTATTTCCCTTAAGAAGTTGGGAGGTTACATAAATTGGaatcttttcctaaacccaACCAAGCAGTTTTAGAGCCTGAACCTAAGCAAACTGCGACTGTTTCACAACGTTATCCCCATGACGACGAAGGTCAAGTAGGCCTGTCCTTTGGGGAACGGtcatatatttcattttaccCTCATTTTACCCATATTACCCTCAACGAACAAACAATTTTCACAAAGATTTAAACTCATAAACAGTTACGAGCTAAACTGAAAAAAGCCTGCTGGATACTTAGCCATGATGCTCTGAAACAGGGAGAATAAAATCAGCAGTTTTCAAGAACTCAGTCACAGTGCGTCACATTATTTTAACACACACCAAGGTTTGTTTTCATTAGACTTTCATTATTCATGTCCAGCCAGTGGTGACATTATGCATGTCTTGTTCAACCAGGAGCAAGTGGACAAGAAGTCTGGACAGTTTTTTAGGGAGCTTAGAGGAAAAGTCATACAAGTATTGAAGTATTTGAGCCTTGATGTCACGAATGAACGGatgtgtcatgacccgtgccatgcacggcggttttgtttagtttctcttgttgattcttgccattgcctcatttagttacttttgtctcagtcatgccatgttttgtattagtctctatccttgccatgtcttgtttgtattttgttaagcttcccattgtgtcttgtctttgcctgggtttggttacttcctgttttattttgaaggttcatgtcatgtgtctttgggttgctttacttcctgtgttttccctcccgtgtgattgtcagattgtttccacctgtgtctcattagtgttcctccctagtgtatttaagtccgtgtcttcccctttgtctttgtcgggtcgttgtctgtgttttcatagcCAAGTCCATGTATCCCTGTTGCCCTTGATTCCTTGTCCTAGTCCtagccagtaagtgagtgtttgtcattgtgagccctttgtcatgtccgagttgtgttcttgtggcgttacctttgttcatgtccgtgtctctgttttcttttcttagttcatagccttgtcgatttgttctcctcgataaagagtgattttctgtttgattatttttgttatttagattcttgtttctgttttctaggaAGGTAAtttgagttgtgagtttttcttatctagttctttcagtagtcagttccatttttcatagccctttgtgtttcctccttcgggagcgttttgtgttctttattgtattcattgttagttattcatagtctcgtcccttgctttcatgtgtcttatagtgatgtgttgtctttccctgtgttgtgtcgttgtttgaattctgttacccttgtgtgtcgttagCCATTAGCCCTCTGAGTTTGGTTGTCTTGTTTCCTtgagtttaataaatttattaattgagcctagcgcccccttgtgtgtctgcttttggGTTCAGTTCCCCTTAAGTCCCAGTCTTCCTGACAGGATGAGAGCCTCAGCTCCAGAGAATGACAGGGATGGACGGATTAACGATGAGGGGAAGCAGTGCGAGAAACTTAAAAACAATCCTCACACATCATGGATAATAAAACCTGCCAGGTTTCTGTCTCAATTCAAAACCCATTTTACGGTCTCTTGACAGTCACTTTGTACTTACCAGTGTTCAAAATccatgacagacacacactggcaAGCAGAAGATGTGTTTGAAGATCAGAAAAGTGAAGGTTGGTGGGAATGAAGATGTGAAGATAGATGGATATTTACTAACAAACTTTCAATCAGTTAATATATAAGCCTGGATGAATAAGACAGTTGGTAATGTTGACTGacacaacaccaacaaaaaGGTCAACCTGCACACTGTGACTATTTAAAGTCAAATAGCAGCATGGGCATAACCATGCATTCTTCTGGGGGGTTGTGTCCTGCCCTAATACTGAGAAAATACCAATCTGtgcaaaatgcagtgaaaattaTGCTAAATATGTCCTCCTTTTATGAAGCCAGTCGGCTTTTATAAACTCTTTCACCGGATCTGTCTCTTATTTCCTATTCATTTTCAATTTATCTCTGTTTGTTGAGGAAAACATTAGTATGTGCCACCTCCCAATTGTAGACTTGGTTTGCTCCCATAATGTATCTGTCTggtctgtgtatatgtgtgagcATACCTTCTGATAAAAAGAGACAACCTGTTCAGCTATGAGTGGTAGAGGCAGGTTGTTAACCGCTATGTTGAATGCAAATTTCCAAACACTAAAAGTAAAGCTACAGCTCAAAATAAGTGTGGAGAGCCTACATCCTTTTACAGCTGAGTTAAAGATCTACTGAGGAGACATTCTTACCAGTAACGGGCTCCAGCACACGCAAGACACCAACATGATAGCCAGCAGCTGGCAGATCATTTCTATATGGTAGGACGTGCCTCTGCAGTATTGCTTGTGTCGCAGCCTGGCCTGCAGCAGAGTGCAGCTTGTCAGCGTATTGCACACAATGGAGAGCAGCAGGGccagcagccccagcagagagaaaagcagaggcaggagcaTGTCCAGCCAGTCTTTGGGTTCCTCCATGTGGAAGAAGCACCAGCTCCTGGAGCTCTGAACCTCGTAGGgcctc
This DNA window, taken from Chelmon rostratus isolate fCheRos1 chromosome 4, fCheRos1.pri, whole genome shotgun sequence, encodes the following:
- the ptgfr gene encoding prostaglandin F2-alpha receptor — its product is MPANGSSETGCRSEVRPSSACSQSVTASAISMSVGIFSNSLALFILVKSYNRIRIKSKASFLLFASSLVVTDLLGHLINGSLVLFVYSSHKKWETFDPHRIVCSVFGVCMVFFGLSPLFLGSAMAVERCIGVTRPIFHSTALASHHMKKLLGLTWLLAAVVAVLPVLLWRPYEVQSSRSWCFFHMEEPKDWLDMLLPLLFSLLGLLALLLSIVCNTLTSCTLLQARLRHKQYCRGTSYHIEMICQLLAIMLVSCVCWSPLLIQIIMLTTRAKEEPASFSLLMVVRMATWNQILDPWVYILLRKAVLRKIFMLFHSCPKSHGPHPWQRSMLRSSMETSNLGVSPSDCRCFDKLPQPDTAIKSVT